The genomic segment GgatatttagggtttttgatttgCTTCACTTGCATTCTTTTTGTTGTTGTGGTCTTGTGGATACCAAATTTAAGTTTTAGGCCAACTAGTTCAGATGAAGGAAAATAAGTTCAAATCAAATAAGGGTAAGTAAGGTGGATCTCTTTCACATATTTaacttatttaagaaaaaacaagGTTTGATAAGTGGCCATTAAGGTTTGATTGGTTGAGATAAGAGCTGTTAAGTTTAGTAGAGGTATATGAAGATGACTAGATATTCTATATTGAATGACATGATAGACTTCTAAGTGAAGAAAGTGAGAAAAATGTTGGGACAATTATTTCAATGgatattgaaaatgaaaatggttGAAATAGCTGAGATTGGTGATAAGTGAAAAATATCCATTTATAGTTTTTCGATACTAGAAGTAGGATTGTTTTTGCTTTTTGAATAAAATATGAGGAATAAATTATTATGGAAGGTGAAGGAAAAAATTATGGAAATGGAAAATGGCAGTTCTTTAACTTTCATTTGTATGATTCTAAAGGAGGTAGGATTAAACATCATAATGAGAGTTTTGTAGCCTTTCTTAATTTTCAATGCAGTTAATTTTCATAGCTTGGTTTTGGATTCTAATGAACCATAGTAAAATCACttatttaaatcattttttacatattatttttGTGAAGATGTAAATGATGTTTGCAATCAAGGGTCAATTGACAAATTCTTTGTTATTGGTCATTCATTATAAGAATACTGTATCGCGCCTTGGGTGAGAGCCACTCAGTGGTATTGGGGTATTGGAATGTTATGTAATATAGTGAGTGTTTGGTAGCCCTTGCCTTCCTATGTCTACTTTTTTTTATCACTGGGTTTGACTTTGGTCGCTGTTTCTATTCTCCATAGAAGATCAGTAACTTTGAGCTCATGGATGAAACATGATGATAATTTTGGATGATATTTTAGGACTTACATTGAACTCTTTATTTGCAGTTACCTTCATATCATTCTTATTATGAGATATATCTATTTCAATTTTCAGTGTAATCAATGATTACCTTTGGTGTTTAAAATATATTCCCATTGAAATGTACGTCATCATTATTTTTGAAGCAGGAGGGTTATGTTAGAAACCGAGGATCATTGATTGACCTCTTTGCTATTATAGAACTAAAGCGGCATACATCTCACCCATTAAACCAACCTAAGGCACGTCTGTTGACCGAATGGGGTGATATTATTGCTATGGCAGGGAATACATACttatataatcatatgcttatTAAAATATCATCATAGTTCAGCTTTTATCCATTGTGTTAAGCATTGTGTCTGCTAATATACTGATCTTTTTCCCCATAAGTGCCAAATTGTATAGTAGTAAGTAGTGTCCACTGGATGGTTTTTGTCATACCATTTTGTTGTCAGTGATCATAACTTGGCTAATCATTTCTACTCTAGTAGGTGCTCCATTTGCTTGGCTGAATATCACAAGGACGATGTATTGCGAATTCTGCCTTACTGTGGTCACTACTTCCACATCAAGTGTATAGATATATGGCTTTTACAGCATTGCACCTGCCCTGTCTGTCGGATTTCATTGCGTGAAACGAATGAGAAAAAACAATCTATGCAATTAATGTCGAGTTCTCGATCTTATCATAACAGCAATATTCCTGCTGTAAGTCCCCACCACCATTTTAGGTTTTTATCAAGGACTTCAGAAACAGGTGGGGAAGATGCTGTGCTAGAGAACCAGCATTTAGAAGCAGACATAAATGACATGGAATTGCCTGAAGAAAATGTCATTTTAAAAACCCCACAAATAAGCTTGTAGAGAGCCCACTGTCCATTATTTGCATAGCTGTGGAGTGTGGGCATTGCTGGAACTTTTGGACTTTCTGAAACAGGTTTTTCTCCTTTATTTGGCTGTAACTTTATAAATATCTTTTCCTTGGTGAATTATTTCAAGCTATCAGGAGGAATGATGGTTACTAACTACTGAGTTCTACAAAGGCGATAAACGATGGATGTTGGGCGTTCATAAAccattagaggtgttcattcgtgTCATCGGGTAGATTTAAAATCAGATCTTGTGTCCACAACTCCACAttggtatttatataatttttaattcattttgaagtcaaGTTCGGTTATAAGGTCGGGTGAATATCGGATcatcgggtctgttttgaacacctctataaGCAGTGTTATATGATACCTAATATCCTAGTAAATTCTGAATTGAAAACGAGAATTGTGGATGGTATTGGACAAGCAAATTTGCAAATTCAAAAGGAAATTATGTTACACCACTCAAAAGTTCAGCTCAGCCTTCTTGCCCTTCGGATGACTCGCTGATTTTCTGTGTGTACTATTCATGTCTCGTGATCACGAGATATTTCAAAGTCAATATATGCtatcttatatattatttattatcttCTAAATCATGTTTTATGTTGTATATCTAATACCTAAATTTGTGGCGAAATGTTTTTATTAGATAGCCCAAAAATACAACATTGATCACAGATGAAGCGTGAAACAAACAAGTTGTAACAGCCCAAGAATGAAGAGATATTAGTCATGCTTTACCAGTAAGATGTCTTTGTATGATCAAATCTTTTTGATTATAAAATACGTTGATAGAAAAAGagaattatgtaaaaattaaattcaagaccTTTTATTAGAAAGACAGATCTTTAAAagatattgtatttatttaggAGAAAGAGGATATCATATGAGTGTAGCTGAATATATGAACGGTCATGGTCATCAGCCTAATATCTCCCACAAAGTTATATTTTAAAGGTAAAGATATAGCAAATGGGCTATACTTCGTACCCCTTGAGTGAAAAAAGATTCTATCAAATTCTGGgtgaaaaaagaaattataaaaattttaaattctacagttacactataatagaaGTAGTATAGatcattaatcaaatttttagATTGCTAATGAAATTATGCTCAGTTAGTCTAATCTAATGTTGACTTTGCGTTTTCtctttgaaaattgaaattatgCTATTTTCTTCAatggaattatattatttttccaatttaattacATTATAATTAACCCTAATAATGTATGTTGGTGTGAAATAAAGAACTTTGTATTTTACGAATCTTAATAATTAACCTTAAAATTTTCCTATTTATATTAGTGCTATcggtaaatttaaattttatacgtcaaaatacttaatttatAAGGGGTGGAAGTAATGAAgctaaaatactaaaaaaaaaaaaagagtgtaAATATAGAGAGAGAAAATTCTCATcgataaatattttttgatgtTATCTAATATTTGTGTATATTTGTTTCAATATTTATGCATTTAATGGTGAATTTTAGCGTTTTAACAATCCGCAAGTGCATTTGTACTTTTGATTGATTAGCATGTAATTGTGTATGCATTTATGACTTGAAATATAGACTTTTTAGTTGAAGCAAATGACTCGTTCAAATCGGAAGCTATAagaaatgagaattttaaacAGTTTCTTAGaaatattgtaaaatttaaaatatatttatatgagaTTTTATTGGTGATCTTATTGGATTtgttttaatgtataaaattttattatatattttttataattttttattagatatatttatagatataaatacaaatcatacttgaaattatataaaaagtcaaaagtaaTCAACTATGTGAAACAGAGTCAATACTAGATTGCAAATAAGGATCTTTATGCCACATATATGAACATCAtttaccttttatttttttgtattattctcTAGTACTTCGGCCTATTAAAGTTATTGGTCCGATTTgacttttgatattattcatcaattacttttaacttgtattttattcttaatttataacttataacataatcaagtgatatcttgtttgattcgtttcaatccAAAGAccattaatatcaactttttacaatttttaattatgcataattaaagtCATTAACGATAGAATTATTGCATTGTAAATAGGTGGAAGTATAAATCTTTCTTCAATATTCTTACaattattgaagcttttgaCAATTTAGTGGAGAGTTAATCTTCCATTAACTTGATTGAACTCTGCAAAGAACCAAATCAATAAAGTTGTGAATCGAATTCATTCGTTTTATTTATTGAGCATCTTATTTTCcctttgttttatattatataaagtaTTGATTTTTACTAGCACAATGAATAGATATTTCTGATATATTATTACTAGTTTAGAATTGAGTCTGATATGATCAACATaggtaaaatattaaatatgactatttttggataatattgaagtatttaaaatatttattctaaGTTGATTATTACTCCGTGTCGAATaatatttaagtaattaaataaaaagacaaAGGGAATATAAATCTATaattattactaaaacaaaacactgGTTACGGACAAAGGAAATAacattactttttaaaattgcttACGTGTCATTTTCTCAATAAAAGTTTTTCCTCTAAAACTCAATGTCATTGTATTTATCACTGATGTttatatatttgacttttttattttctaattgtgactataatattatcaatattgattaattttttactttttaggtcatattttttaatatattagaaaattatatattttattttattttctttcaattgtttataaaatctttataaTGTTATTTCAAATGAGTATaggatattttgagatggttaaaacaAAAAgccataaatttttaatttttttgtttaatcaaataagtcaaaaaatttaataaaatcgtATATTGCACGGATATTATCTAGTTATACTAATATTGCAATGATTAAATGTAGATGAATATTTAAAATGTTTGGGTATGCTATTATAACCTACTTGATCTTAGGACGTGGTTGTGTAACACAACTTTTTCTTGACTCAAATATAACTTGAGGGTGCCAAATGACTTGATTAGGCAGTACAATGTTTGATAAAtaacttttgactttttaattggtcaaaaattaaaaaatatttgataaatgacttttaaattaactgaaaattttacatttaagaaaaaacaaaaagctATTCGTAAAAACTTATATCAATGGCTTTGACTTTTGATGTAAGTTTTCTCTAATTgacattaattaaataattttatcaaatatctcAATTCTCAATAACAGTTGGCTTAAACAATTAGCTTATCAGTTAATACTTTCAACACGTCAACCTACCCAATAGTTTCAACTAGCAACCATTTATCAAATAGCCCTTTAATTTTATAACTTCATGGGTAATTTGAagtatgattttattttggattttgaaATTCAATGGTTTGATAACTTTGATTGTGGAACAAATGGGGTGAATCATGGTTTAGTTTTGCTTCTTTTGGGAATTAGTCATCACTTATTGGTTGAGACcgttttgtatttttattttgcttttgcagtaatattaaaatatttttgaattttttttgattttaatttgttgACGGATCAAGTTGTTATTTCAATATCAAACATGTAAAGAAGTTAAGTAAGACATGGAGTCATGTTTATTTGAAAGAGATGTATAAAGTGATAGAATGATAtgaggatgaagaaaagaagagaTCATCATCTTAATGTAAAGGGTGAAGAATGGAAAATATTTCCTCTTTATTACCTTAGGATAAACATTTATCCCAAAATAAAGGGATTAATTCCTTAATTCATCCTTCCATATCATTTTACAACAACTTACCCTTGATAACAATTATactatcttaatttttttttctcaaataatcTAGTTTTTGTAGTTCAACTTTTAATTCATCCATGAATATTTTTCTCTAAATACAAATCAAACATTTTTGTAAAAGTAAGGAGCTTGCCTCCAAGAGGCATTCAATGTTCTCAcattgaaaaacaaaataaaacaaacttaaaaatggAAAACTAAGGTGTAGTTTCTCCTTGATTCTTCAAATGTTAATACATCCAAATTCCAAATGCACAAAGAAAGTAAAACAAGTATCTGAAATTTGGATGTATTAACATTAGCTTTTTCAATACTGTGGGTAGTAATTATGGTTCAATGGGGAAGCACTTCCATTTTAGAGGCAACATCAGCTTCCTTTGTATTGGATTCCCCTGTGATTTTGGCATGGTTAGGTATCCAGAAAGTAAGAACGCTTGAAGCTGCCACAAACATCGCCCTTCGCGGTGCCCACTTCAAACACGAAGCAACCCCAATGTGACTATTCCACCGTGCTACCTGTGGGACAAGCAGATTTTGAATACTAAATAAGCACAAGTATCATTATAGAAAGATCAAACTCGACATTTTGAGACAAAACAATATGGCTTCTTTATCGGTCCATGGATGCCAAAGTATCATTGAAATAAAGCAGTTAAATAGTGTTTTGCGGCCACTTCTAGAATATTACTGGTCGAATGAGGTGTTAAAGTAAGGAAAGAACAAATGTGTTAGGTTAAGGCTTCCTTGGACGTATTCGCTCTGTCCCATTACTTAGTTGCATTTGCGACAAAATGCTCTCACATTGAAgagtcaaatgtagcaaattgAATGGGATAGAATAGTAACTAAGAAACATTAATATGCGTCGAGACATTACATAAGTGCTGTAAATAGTAGATGGAATCAAAATCACAATCTAACACAGGTAGAAAGATTATCAAAAATGAAGATGGCAGCAACCAGGGAACATATACTAAATTTCAGTGCTTTCACTAAGTCTAGATGATCATGCCAGGACCATTCCATCTGAGGTATAAGCTTCTACCTCTTCCTAAAACCTACCATTTGTAGATGCCAACAAAAACCAAGCCACTAATAATTAATTCTCTTTGTGTctgatctttgtttatttgcTCACCAACATTCAAACAAAGTatctaaaatgaaattagtcCTTCTGGTTTATTTACGTGATGACAGTCTAGTATAGACAAGATGcagaatgataatgaaaatcaGCTAGTACTGGGTTCTAACCACTTCCTGCTTGTACATTATTTCCCTTATATGAAAGAattcttttatcttttattttcatagtCATGTTTGATCTAAGTGTGTGACTCTAAGTTGGAAGAAGAATCTCAATTTAACCTCATATAGGGTATTGATTGATGAAAGATCACTTTAACTCTACATCTAGCTCTACATCTAGTGTCTCATGTTCTCTTTAGGTGCAAGTTACAAGgatcaaatgaaaaattaaactaGTACTTGAAGGCCTCCTTTTCAAATTATGCCCTAGAGCTTCGTGTAACAAGTGGTCCGCTTGTGCCTCGTACGAACACAAAAGCATCCATGTTGACAATAGGCTACATAGAGGCGCATGTTCAGACTTTACTATCACTAGAACTGTGACAAATAGGAACTtgatgcaaaattttaggcagCATGCAATGTCTCGTGGCATAGAACAAAATGTTTCCACTTCAAGaagtgatcaaaaacatcacaaTCAAGAATTCATGTTTCCCACTTAACTGTCTTTACGTCCAAAATGTATCATACTATGACTGCATGTCCAGAACCTTTACAATAGGCAATGGTTTTGTACAGACCCAATTGGATATTGGGTTTACTTATTTAAAAAGCACCATTTATTTGGTATTACCACTGATACATAATTACTAAAAGTCTTTCAGGAAACTGCAGCAACTCTAGAATATATTTAATACCAAATTGACCTAGTACTTCCAAAGTGACCTACTATACTTCATGAAGCAACAGCTCATTTGCTGAGTAATTCGGCATATTTGAACAAGAGCCATTTTTATGTCATGTATCTTGTGTGTTATTATATTCTTGCACAATAGAACCAAGTCTTTAGCATAGTTTTACATTCAAACAGAACAAATTTTTACTGTAAGCATAGCATAAATCATTGAGAGAACATTTATTGCACCATAGCGCTTCCTTCCCATTAACAAAAAACAGCGGCAAAGGATTGCATAGTACCAAGAAGTATTATGAGGTCAATAGGATCCATCTCGATACTGATAGCGTTGTTTATGGCATTGAATGTCTGACCCTTAAGTCCtgaattatataaatatgtgAAACCTTTTAAGTTGATCAACTTGAGAGTCACTTCAAGCCCTTAATATCCTATACGTTATCACAATTGCACTAGCCAAGTCATAAGACGAATAAGGATACCATTCTCCCTTTTGTTGTCTCCTAGAAATTCACTTTTAATGTCATCAACGTtagattttcttatttaaataaaaaataaagtggtCTTCCATACGAAAAAAGTTGTCTTTTGCATTCTCTTAATGGTTTGGATTTACTTTTTTCAATAAACAGCACAGGAATTCTAATTCTTTGTAGACTCATCAACTGGATCATATGGAGTTACAATAACACGTCTATTTCTTCAACCTCAGTA from the Amaranthus tricolor cultivar Red isolate AtriRed21 chromosome 12, ASM2621246v1, whole genome shotgun sequence genome contains:
- the LOC130797340 gene encoding E3 ubiquitin-protein ligase ATL4-like isoform X2 — encoded protein: MTSVKTNLVMTVIGFVVSMLFIVFICTKLIRARIRLRASRRIMRRHIAAASAATFTLNSLEAGMNGVDPPILANFPTKKYGDDYFSSANSGQCSICLAEYHKDDVLRILPYCGHYFHIKCIDIWLLQHCTCPVCRISLRETNEKKQSMQLMSSSRSYHNSNIPAVSPHHHFRFLSRTSETGGEDAVLENQHLEADINDMELPEENVILKTPQISL
- the LOC130797340 gene encoding E3 ubiquitin-protein ligase ATL4-like isoform X1, which produces MTSVKTNLVMTVIGFVVSMLFIVFICTKLIRARIRLRASRRIMRRHIAAASAATFTLNSLEAGMNGVDPPILANFPTKKYGDDYFSSANSGHRCSICLAEYHKDDVLRILPYCGHYFHIKCIDIWLLQHCTCPVCRISLRETNEKKQSMQLMSSSRSYHNSNIPAVSPHHHFRFLSRTSETGGEDAVLENQHLEADINDMELPEENVILKTPQISL